From a region of the Bradyrhizobium diazoefficiens genome:
- a CDS encoding toprim domain-containing protein: MSGDVSELARRLAREAEAVCRHYLPNGKRAGRYWVVGDVHNTPGRSLFVRLQESSKGPAGKWTDAATGEHGDLLDIIRESLALRDFREVAEEARRFLKLPRSKEQSLPRPVRPVVPAGSQEAARRLFAISGPIEGTLVETYLQRRGISQIHHGGSLRFHPRCYYRPDEHLPTETWPAMIGSVTDLEGRITGVHRTWLDPHGFDRVRLGKAPIDTPRRAMGDLLGNAVRFGVVDDVLAAGEGIETMLSLRYVLPTLPMTAALSANHLSAMLLPSGLRRLYIARDADAAGDAVQANLTQRAEGAGIEAIALSPRLGDFNEDLNIFGLEALRAALLLQLVPEDVVRFLHSSMATAE; the protein is encoded by the coding sequence ATGTCCGGCGATGTCTCCGAGCTGGCACGCCGCCTCGCGCGCGAGGCCGAGGCGGTGTGCCGACACTATCTCCCCAATGGTAAGCGGGCGGGGCGGTACTGGGTGGTTGGCGACGTCCACAACACCCCGGGCCGCTCGCTATTTGTGCGGCTCCAGGAATCGTCGAAGGGCCCCGCCGGCAAATGGACCGATGCCGCGACCGGGGAGCATGGCGATCTCCTCGACATCATCCGCGAAAGCCTTGCCTTGCGAGACTTCCGCGAGGTCGCCGAGGAGGCGAGGCGCTTTCTGAAGCTGCCTCGTTCTAAGGAGCAATCACTCCCGAGACCTGTTCGTCCAGTCGTGCCGGCCGGATCGCAAGAAGCCGCCCGTCGACTTTTTGCGATATCCGGTCCGATCGAGGGGACGTTGGTGGAAACGTATTTGCAACGTCGTGGAATAAGCCAAATCCACCATGGTGGTAGCCTGCGCTTCCATCCACGTTGCTACTACCGACCGGACGAGCATTTGCCGACTGAAACCTGGCCGGCGATGATAGGCTCTGTCACGGACCTCGAGGGACGGATCACCGGCGTGCATCGCACCTGGCTAGATCCACACGGCTTTGATCGCGTGCGGCTCGGCAAGGCCCCGATCGACACGCCACGACGGGCCATGGGCGACCTGCTTGGTAACGCCGTTCGCTTCGGCGTGGTGGACGACGTGCTCGCTGCGGGCGAGGGGATCGAGACCATGCTGTCGCTGCGTTATGTACTGCCGACCCTGCCCATGACCGCTGCTCTCTCGGCCAATCACCTCTCAGCCATGTTGCTGCCGTCTGGCCTACGCCGACTCTATATCGCCCGTGACGCAGATGCCGCCGGAGATGCCGTACAGGCTAATCTCACCCAGCGCGCAGAAGGCGCCGGCATTGAAGCGATCGCATTGTCGCCCCGGCTGGGCGACTTCAACGAAGATCTGAACATCTTCGGACTCGAGGCCCTCCGAGCAGCGTTGCTACTTCAACTCGTACCGGAGGACGTCGTCCGTTTCCTGCATTCGTCGATGGCAACCGCGGAATAG
- a CDS encoding DUF2493 domain-containing protein produces the protein MTDHDDIEPPHAASATEQVLTELQLFGYRPFDDQPDPRPLPEGRIITGAVADIFDALVATLSDTRLEPDLDDLLWSTVNLFHRAVDRIGRQLDDNEQAQQKRQREQDGSEVRSVELERATAEGISLIERRNCLELFRDQAIERFETQTGSFWRPRSGSLVNHRTLTAAMIDSRDFLAAKRRAETEIMLPSGPKIALTGGLDFNDHHLIWDRLDKVHAKHSDMVLLHGGSPKGAELIASKWATNRKVPQIAFKPDWTKHAKAAPFKRNDAMLELLPIGVMHFPGTGIQDNLADKAKRLGIPVWRFGDA, from the coding sequence ATGACCGACCACGATGACATCGAACCGCCGCACGCCGCATCTGCGACCGAACAAGTTCTTACCGAATTGCAGCTCTTCGGTTACCGCCCCTTCGACGACCAGCCCGATCCACGGCCGCTTCCCGAGGGCAGGATCATTACCGGTGCCGTCGCTGACATCTTCGATGCCCTGGTCGCCACGTTGAGCGACACGCGGCTCGAGCCGGACCTCGACGATCTGCTCTGGTCGACTGTCAACCTGTTCCACCGAGCCGTCGACCGCATCGGACGCCAACTCGACGACAACGAACAGGCGCAGCAGAAGCGCCAGCGCGAGCAAGACGGCTCCGAAGTTCGGTCGGTCGAACTCGAGCGCGCGACGGCGGAAGGCATCTCGCTGATCGAGCGCCGCAACTGCCTGGAGCTTTTCCGTGACCAGGCCATCGAGCGCTTCGAGACCCAGACCGGCTCATTCTGGCGTCCGCGATCGGGATCACTGGTGAATCATCGCACGCTGACGGCAGCTATGATCGACTCCCGCGATTTTCTTGCGGCCAAGCGCCGCGCCGAGACCGAGATCATGTTGCCGTCGGGACCGAAGATCGCACTCACCGGCGGCCTCGACTTCAACGACCATCACCTGATCTGGGATCGCCTCGACAAGGTTCACGCGAAGCATTCCGACATGGTCCTGCTGCATGGCGGCTCGCCCAAAGGGGCCGAACTGATCGCCTCCAAGTGGGCGACCAACCGCAAGGTGCCTCAAATCGCCTTCAAGCCTGACTGGACTAAGCATGCCAAGGCGGCGCCATTCAAGCGCAACGATGCCATGCTCGAACTCCTGCCGATAGGCGTCATGCACTTCCCGGGCACGGGAATCCAGGACAACCTCGCCGACAAGGCGAAGCGCCTCGGCATCCCCGTATGGAGGTTCGGCGACGCGTGA
- a CDS encoding strawberry notch-like NTP hydrolase domain-containing protein, producing the protein MTESFAGGAAAAPLSLRAAATFTSAAVRAARQLLTELERGRRIDAAVLRSAMEAAFGASDAAGVWNWKTAYDVCEAATVLFLRKFGPAIRAKAGSTAAMLPMLAKVANCLPTHTRRSEDSQALQQFSTPIPLGLVACTAAGITSVDRVLEPSAGTGLLAVFAELAGGALMLNELAETRAGLLEHLFAGDNVTRFDAAQIDDHLDVSVAPSVVLMNPPFSAVANVDRRMADAALRHIASALGRLCDGGRLVAITGASFAPDNPAWREAFVRLQERGQVVFSAAIGGAVYAKHGTLVDTRLLVIDKLPAADPMAFPASPGMAADVAALLDWVTKHVPTRPPFATSSEIAAIGRPEMSRSTSAVAPRSSSSSIGAAPEGVELTYETVEWSPPEGARLTDALYEEYGLQSIHIPGSCAHPTKLVQSAAMASVAPPKPTYRPHLPANVMADGVLSDAQLESAIYAGEAHSEFLAGSWTVDATFDVVAAARDDAENAVRFRRGWFLGDGTGAGKGRQVAGILLDNWLKGRRRAVWISKSDKLIEDAQRDWSALGMERLLVTPLSRFRQGTSIRLSEGILFTTYATLRTDERGEKLSRVKQIVEWLGSDFEGVIVFDESHAMQNAVGGKGERGDQAASQQGRAGLRLQHALPNARVVYVSATGATTVHNLAYAQRLGLWGGADFPFATRAEFVEAIEQGGVAAMEVLARDLKALGLYAARSLSYEGVEYELVEHQLTLEQVRIYDAYAGAFSVIHNNLDAAMRAANITGATGTLNGQAKSAARSAFESAKQRFFGHLLTSMKTPSLVRSIERDLDAGHAAVIQIVSTGEALMERRLVEIPTEEWGDVQVDITPREYVLDYLAHSFPVRLYEPFTDEEGNLCSRPVYRDGQPVESRDAVARRARLIEKLASLPPVPGALDQVVQRFGTDIVAEVTGRSRRIVRKDDRLVVENRAGSANLAETSAFMDDVKRILVFSDAGGTGRSYHAELSARNRRLRVHYLLEPGWKADAAIQGLGRTNRTNQAQPPLFRPIATNVKAEKRFLSTIARRLDTLGAITRGQRQTGGQGLFRPEDNLESQYGRDALRQLYTLLARGKVDGCSLERFENATGLKLTDSDGLRDDLPPITTFLNRLLALTIELQNVLFTAFEQLLTTRIEGAVASGTYDLGLETLRAENFVVTDRRTIHVHPGTGAETRLITITQRQRNHPVGLDDALARLSDRHAVLLINERSGRAAVQVPTPSVMLDDGEIERRVSLIRPMEQHRVPLTMMVESHWAEADRERFAAAWLAELAEIPAFTESTIHVVAGLLLPIWKRLPNESTRVYRLQTNAGERIIGRKVSAAWVANVLATDVPSLTSDAAFAALTDGRTVLDLAEGLQLRRVRVMGAHRIELSGFNDTIRDRLRAYGLFGEIISWKLRMFVPTDASGIQVLSRVLDTYPVTGVSEREAA; encoded by the coding sequence ATGACCGAATCTTTCGCCGGCGGCGCTGCCGCCGCGCCGCTTTCGTTGCGCGCCGCTGCAACTTTCACCTCCGCCGCCGTCAGGGCCGCGCGACAACTCCTGACCGAGCTCGAACGCGGTCGGCGCATCGATGCCGCTGTTCTGCGTAGCGCCATGGAGGCTGCCTTCGGCGCCTCCGACGCGGCCGGCGTCTGGAACTGGAAGACCGCCTACGATGTCTGCGAGGCGGCAACGGTTCTCTTCCTTCGCAAGTTCGGCCCGGCCATCCGCGCGAAGGCTGGCTCGACGGCTGCCATGCTGCCGATGCTGGCGAAAGTCGCGAACTGCCTGCCGACCCACACGCGGCGTTCCGAGGACAGCCAGGCACTTCAGCAGTTCTCGACGCCCATTCCGCTGGGACTGGTCGCATGCACTGCAGCCGGCATTACATCGGTCGATCGCGTTCTGGAGCCTTCCGCGGGGACGGGTTTGCTCGCCGTCTTTGCAGAGCTCGCCGGGGGCGCCTTGATGTTGAACGAGTTGGCCGAGACGCGGGCGGGTTTGCTCGAGCATCTATTCGCGGGCGATAACGTCACGCGGTTCGATGCTGCTCAGATCGATGACCACCTCGACGTGAGTGTCGCGCCGAGCGTCGTTCTGATGAACCCGCCGTTCTCCGCGGTGGCGAATGTCGATCGACGGATGGCGGATGCGGCTCTCCGTCACATCGCTTCGGCGCTCGGCCGCCTTTGCGACGGTGGACGCCTCGTCGCCATCACTGGCGCCAGCTTCGCGCCGGATAACCCAGCATGGCGAGAAGCCTTTGTGCGGCTCCAGGAACGCGGGCAGGTGGTATTTTCTGCGGCGATCGGCGGCGCCGTCTACGCGAAGCACGGAACACTAGTCGACACACGGCTGCTTGTGATCGACAAGCTGCCCGCTGCCGATCCGATGGCTTTTCCTGCCTCGCCAGGAATGGCGGCCGATGTCGCTGCCTTGCTGGATTGGGTGACCAAGCATGTGCCTACAAGGCCGCCTTTCGCCACGTCATCGGAGATCGCCGCTATCGGGCGGCCAGAGATGTCGCGGTCGACCAGCGCTGTTGCACCGCGCTCATCGTCTTCTTCAATAGGCGCAGCGCCAGAAGGCGTCGAACTTACGTATGAAACGGTCGAATGGTCGCCGCCGGAGGGTGCTCGGCTCACCGACGCGCTCTACGAGGAATACGGATTGCAGTCGATCCACATTCCCGGATCGTGCGCACACCCGACCAAACTCGTGCAGTCCGCAGCGATGGCGTCCGTTGCGCCACCGAAGCCAACCTATCGTCCGCACCTGCCCGCCAATGTCATGGCAGACGGAGTTCTATCGGACGCCCAGCTTGAGAGCGCTATCTATGCGGGCGAGGCGCATTCTGAGTTTCTCGCGGGCTCCTGGACGGTCGACGCGACCTTTGATGTTGTGGCCGCCGCGCGCGACGACGCAGAGAATGCCGTCCGCTTTCGACGTGGCTGGTTTTTGGGTGATGGCACCGGAGCGGGCAAGGGGCGGCAGGTCGCGGGGATCCTCCTCGACAACTGGCTCAAGGGCCGTCGTCGGGCGGTCTGGATCAGCAAGTCTGATAAGCTGATCGAAGATGCGCAGCGTGACTGGTCTGCGCTCGGCATGGAGCGCCTGCTTGTTACGCCGCTGTCTCGGTTTCGCCAGGGCACCTCGATCCGGCTTTCGGAAGGCATCCTATTTACCACCTACGCCACGCTACGGACCGACGAGCGTGGCGAAAAGCTTTCGCGCGTCAAGCAGATCGTCGAATGGTTGGGCTCCGACTTCGAGGGAGTGATCGTCTTCGACGAGAGCCACGCCATGCAGAACGCGGTCGGGGGCAAGGGCGAGCGCGGCGACCAGGCGGCCTCTCAGCAGGGGCGCGCGGGCCTGAGACTCCAGCATGCCTTGCCGAATGCTCGCGTGGTTTATGTGTCGGCGACGGGTGCCACCACGGTCCACAATCTCGCTTATGCCCAACGCCTCGGCCTGTGGGGCGGTGCCGACTTCCCGTTTGCCACGCGTGCCGAGTTCGTCGAAGCGATCGAGCAGGGCGGGGTCGCGGCGATGGAGGTGCTGGCGCGCGACCTCAAGGCCCTCGGTCTCTACGCGGCCCGATCGCTCTCTTACGAGGGCGTCGAGTACGAGCTCGTTGAGCACCAGCTGACGCTGGAACAGGTTCGCATCTACGATGCCTATGCCGGTGCGTTCAGCGTCATCCATAACAACCTCGATGCGGCGATGCGAGCCGCCAACATCACCGGCGCAACGGGAACGCTGAACGGGCAGGCCAAGTCTGCGGCACGCTCCGCCTTCGAAAGCGCGAAGCAGCGCTTCTTCGGTCATCTCCTGACTTCGATGAAGACCCCGTCGCTGGTCCGATCGATCGAGCGCGACCTTGATGCTGGCCACGCCGCTGTCATCCAGATCGTGTCGACGGGCGAAGCGCTGATGGAGCGCCGGCTCGTCGAGATCCCGACTGAAGAGTGGGGCGACGTCCAGGTCGACATCACCCCGCGCGAGTACGTGCTCGACTACCTCGCCCATTCCTTCCCGGTCCGGCTCTATGAGCCCTTCACCGACGAGGAGGGTAATCTCTGCTCCCGGCCCGTCTATCGCGATGGCCAGCCGGTCGAGAGCCGGGACGCCGTCGCACGCCGCGCCCGCTTGATCGAAAAGCTCGCCTCGCTGCCGCCCGTGCCTGGAGCGTTGGATCAGGTCGTCCAGCGTTTCGGCACCGACATCGTCGCCGAAGTAACGGGTCGCTCGCGCCGCATTGTTCGCAAGGACGACCGGTTGGTGGTCGAAAATCGCGCGGGTTCGGCGAACCTCGCGGAGACCTCCGCCTTCATGGATGACGTCAAGCGCATCCTCGTGTTCTCCGACGCGGGCGGCACGGGAAGGAGCTACCACGCCGAACTGTCGGCCCGGAATCGAAGGTTGCGGGTCCATTACCTGCTCGAGCCCGGCTGGAAGGCCGATGCCGCAATTCAGGGCCTCGGCCGGACCAACCGGACCAATCAGGCGCAGCCGCCGCTGTTCCGGCCCATCGCGACCAACGTGAAGGCGGAAAAGCGCTTTCTCAGCACCATTGCACGGCGGCTCGACACACTGGGAGCCATCACACGCGGTCAGCGTCAGACCGGAGGGCAGGGCCTATTCCGGCCGGAGGACAATCTCGAAAGCCAGTATGGGCGTGACGCCTTGCGTCAACTCTACACGTTGCTCGCGCGAGGGAAGGTCGACGGCTGTTCGCTCGAGAGGTTCGAGAATGCGACCGGCCTGAAGCTGACAGATTCCGATGGGCTCAGAGACGACCTGCCGCCAATCACGACCTTTTTAAACAGATTGCTCGCGCTCACAATTGAACTTCAGAACGTCCTGTTCACCGCTTTCGAGCAGCTCTTGACCACTCGGATCGAGGGCGCGGTTGCGTCGGGTACCTACGACCTCGGGCTGGAAACGCTCCGCGCTGAGAACTTTGTCGTCACCGACCGGCGGACGATCCATGTCCATCCGGGCACCGGCGCCGAGACCCGGCTGATCACCATCACCCAGCGCCAGCGAAACCATCCTGTCGGTTTGGATGACGCTCTTGCCCGTCTCTCCGATCGCCATGCTGTTCTGTTGATCAACGAACGCTCGGGACGAGCTGCGGTGCAGGTCCCGACGCCAAGCGTCATGCTCGACGACGGCGAGATCGAGCGGCGTGTCAGCCTGATCCGGCCGATGGAGCAGCACCGGGTCCCCTTGACCATGATGGTGGAGAGCCATTGGGCCGAGGCGGACCGTGAACGCTTCGCCGCGGCCTGGCTGGCGGAGCTTGCTGAGATCCCAGCGTTCACCGAAAGCACGATCCACGTCGTGGCGGGCCTTCTGCTCCCGATCTGGAAGCGGCTGCCGAACGAATCGACCCGCGTCTATCGGCTTCAGACCAATGCAGGCGAACGCATCATCGGCCGCAAAGTTTCGGCCGCGTGGGTCGCAAACGTGCTTGCGACGGACGTGCCTTCGCTGACGTCGGACGCTGCCTTTGCCGCGCTGACGGACGGACGGACCGTCCTCGACCTCGCGGAGGGACTTCAGCTTCGCCGGGTCCGGGTGATGGGTGCACATCGCATCGAGCTGTCGGGATTCAACGACACGATACGCGATCGCCTTCGTGCTTACGGCCTCTTTGGGGAGATCATCTCCTGGAAGCTGCGCATGTTCGTACCCACGGACGCGAGCGGCATCCAGGTCCTGTCGAGGGTGCTCGACACCTATCCGGTTACGGGCGTCAGTGAGCGGGAGGCCGCGTGA
- a CDS encoding DUF736 domain-containing protein, which yields MANIGSFKKVGNEFQGEIVTLSLKAKGVRIVAETNRSNDNAPSHRIYVGRAEIGAAWSKRSEEGRDYLSLKLDDPSFNAPIYANLFDDEGGEGYTLLWSRPRKTGE from the coding sequence ATGGCTAACATCGGTTCTTTCAAGAAGGTCGGTAACGAATTCCAGGGCGAGATCGTGACCCTGAGCCTGAAGGCCAAGGGCGTCCGCATCGTCGCCGAGACCAACCGATCCAACGACAACGCTCCCAGCCACCGCATCTATGTGGGTCGCGCGGAGATCGGCGCGGCTTGGTCGAAGCGCTCCGAAGAGGGCCGCGACTACCTCTCGCTCAAGCTCGATGACCCCTCGTTCAACGCGCCGATCTACGCGAACCTGTTCGACGACGAAGGCGGTGAAGGCTACACCCTCCTCTGGTCGCGGCCGCGCAAGACCGGCGAGTAG
- a CDS encoding zincin-like metallopeptidase domain-containing protein → MSNPTACARAGLDRANLYNEITDKIIAELEAGRVPWVQPWGTAAARAPLAMPKNASTDRSYSGINILLLWGSTIEHGYSGQSWLTFRQALSLGGHVRKGERGTAVVYADRFVPRDEKRRAAETGDEAQAIPFLKRFTVFNTDQCAGLPNEIATAAPPPPPGLIEPTVEALIKAIGVTFRIGGDRAFYAPAQDFVQVPPPQAYFEPINWHRTALHELGHATGHPSRLNRDQSGSYGTKKYAFEELVAELSSAFSCASLGIVPTVRHADYLGSWLEVLREDNRAIVRAASQASKAADYLLGFVPGSIEPASLDSVVADHDAA, encoded by the coding sequence ATGTCAAACCCTACTGCTTGCGCGCGCGCCGGCTTGGACCGGGCGAACCTCTATAACGAGATCACCGACAAGATCATTGCCGAGCTTGAGGCTGGCCGCGTGCCCTGGGTCCAGCCTTGGGGCACTGCCGCGGCAAGGGCACCCTTAGCGATGCCGAAAAACGCTTCGACCGATCGCTCATACAGCGGGATCAACATCCTTCTGCTCTGGGGAAGCACGATCGAGCATGGTTACAGCGGTCAAAGCTGGCTCACGTTCCGGCAAGCGCTGTCGCTTGGAGGGCATGTGCGTAAGGGGGAGCGTGGTACCGCGGTGGTCTACGCCGACCGTTTCGTCCCGCGTGATGAGAAGCGGCGTGCCGCCGAGACTGGCGACGAAGCGCAGGCCATTCCATTTCTCAAGCGATTTACCGTCTTCAACACGGACCAATGCGCCGGACTCCCCAATGAGATCGCTACCGCGGCTCCGCCACCGCCGCCAGGGCTGATCGAGCCGACGGTGGAGGCTTTGATCAAGGCCATCGGGGTCACCTTTCGGATTGGCGGCGATCGCGCATTCTACGCACCGGCCCAAGACTTCGTGCAGGTCCCGCCGCCGCAGGCCTATTTCGAACCCATCAACTGGCACCGTACGGCCTTGCATGAACTCGGTCATGCGACCGGGCACCCCTCGCGTCTCAACCGCGACCAGAGCGGATCCTACGGTACCAAGAAATATGCCTTCGAAGAACTGGTCGCAGAGTTGAGTTCCGCGTTCAGCTGCGCGTCGCTCGGGATCGTCCCGACAGTGCGCCATGCCGATTATCTCGGCTCCTGGCTCGAAGTCCTGCGCGAAGACAATCGGGCCATCGTGCGTGCCGCCTCGCAGGCCAGCAAGGCCGCGGACTATTTGCTCGGCTTCGTTCCCGGGTCCATCGAGCCCGCGTCGCTGGATTCGGTTGTTGCCGATCACGACGCTGCGTGA
- a CDS encoding ParB/RepB/Spo0J family partition protein — protein MTKAVQKITLSPSRDIPFNKLVLSQSNVRRVKAGVSIEQLAESIAQRTLLQSLSVRAAVDADGNETGMFEVPAGGRRYRALELLVKQKRMSKTQAVPCVVREGGIAEDDSVAENDERVGLHPLDQFRAFQILRDLGMSEEDIAARHFVNSAIVKQRLRLASVSPKLHDVYAEDGMTLEQLMAFSVTADHARQEQVWENVSRSGYDEPYQIRRMLTENTVRGSDRRAQFVGLDAYQHAGGGVLRDLFEHDDGGWLQDIVLLDRLVTEKLKAEAETIAAEGWKWISVAVEFSYGHTQGLREIEGKPADLSPEEQATIDALNAEQAKLETDYRDTDELPDEVDQRIGEIEAALAAFEDRPMLYDPTEIARAGVFISIDSEGRLSVDRGYIRPEDEVLATDPDVGQGAEASSTEGQEEGPAAQRTVIAVAGCAPDADEDDEDAARPLPDRLITELTAHRTLALRDALAENPAVAFQAVLHNFVLTAFYQFASSGNCLEIGLRTPNFPAQAPGLRESVSAKAVEARHEAWKARLPKSENDLWDALTALDGGAQASLFAHCASFAVNAVYEPANRYNQGRVSAHGVRTRLDQADVLARAVGLDMVQAGWKPSVDNYLGRVTKPRILEAVREAKGESSAQLIDHLKKADMAKEAERLLDGSGWLPEPLRLVDRDAVPVGQECEAGALPEFLADEEDQENGSDDDPQQLDAAE, from the coding sequence ATGACGAAAGCCGTACAAAAGATCACGCTGTCGCCTTCCCGGGATATTCCCTTCAACAAGCTTGTGCTCAGCCAATCGAACGTTCGCCGCGTCAAGGCCGGTGTATCGATCGAGCAGCTTGCCGAGAGCATTGCGCAGCGGACGCTTCTGCAAAGCCTGAGTGTCCGGGCCGCTGTTGATGCAGATGGCAACGAGACCGGCATGTTCGAGGTGCCAGCAGGCGGGAGGCGCTATCGTGCTCTCGAGCTCCTGGTGAAACAGAAGCGGATGTCGAAAACGCAGGCAGTGCCGTGCGTCGTTCGCGAAGGGGGCATCGCCGAGGACGATTCCGTGGCGGAGAACGATGAGCGGGTCGGCCTGCATCCGCTCGATCAGTTTCGGGCCTTCCAGATCCTCCGCGATCTCGGCATGAGCGAGGAAGACATTGCCGCGCGGCACTTCGTGAACTCCGCGATCGTCAAGCAGCGCCTGCGCCTGGCGTCGGTCTCGCCGAAATTGCATGACGTCTATGCCGAAGACGGCATGACGCTCGAGCAGCTCATGGCGTTCTCAGTCACCGCGGATCACGCCCGCCAGGAGCAAGTTTGGGAGAACGTCAGCCGTTCCGGTTATGACGAGCCGTACCAGATCCGCCGCATGCTCACCGAAAACACCGTACGCGGGTCCGATCGTCGGGCCCAATTTGTCGGCCTTGATGCCTATCAGCACGCGGGTGGCGGCGTTCTGCGGGATTTGTTCGAGCACGACGACGGCGGCTGGCTTCAAGACATCGTGTTGCTCGACCGCCTCGTGACCGAAAAGCTCAAAGCTGAAGCCGAGACGATTGCTGCCGAAGGCTGGAAGTGGATCTCCGTCGCTGTAGAATTCTCCTACGGTCACACTCAAGGCCTACGAGAAATCGAAGGTAAACCTGCCGATCTCTCGCCTGAGGAGCAGGCCACCATCGATGCCCTCAACGCCGAGCAGGCCAAGCTTGAAACCGATTACCGGGATACGGACGAGTTGCCCGATGAGGTCGATCAGCGTATCGGCGAAATCGAGGCGGCGCTGGCGGCGTTCGAAGACCGGCCAATGCTCTACGATCCGACCGAGATCGCCCGAGCTGGTGTCTTCATCAGCATCGATTCCGAAGGACGCCTCTCCGTGGACCGGGGTTACATCCGGCCAGAGGACGAGGTGCTGGCAACTGATCCTGATGTCGGGCAAGGCGCCGAAGCGTCCTCGACGGAAGGTCAAGAAGAGGGCCCTGCCGCCCAGCGCACGGTGATCGCGGTCGCGGGTTGCGCTCCTGATGCTGACGAAGATGATGAGGACGCGGCCAGGCCTCTGCCGGATCGGCTGATCACCGAGCTGACGGCGCATCGGACACTGGCATTGCGCGATGCGCTGGCAGAAAATCCTGCGGTCGCATTCCAGGCAGTGCTGCATAACTTCGTGCTGACGGCTTTTTACCAGTTCGCATCGTCCGGGAACTGTCTTGAGATCGGCCTTCGCACGCCGAACTTTCCAGCCCAAGCTCCTGGGCTGAGAGAAAGCGTCTCCGCCAAGGCCGTCGAGGCGCGACATGAGGCCTGGAAGGCACGGTTGCCGAAGAGCGAGAACGATCTTTGGGATGCGCTGACGGCTCTCGATGGTGGTGCACAGGCGTCGCTGTTCGCCCACTGTGCGTCATTTGCGGTCAATGCCGTCTATGAGCCGGCCAATCGTTACAATCAGGGTCGCGTCTCAGCCCACGGCGTCCGCACGCGTCTCGACCAGGCTGATGTGCTGGCGAGGGCGGTCGGGCTCGACATGGTTCAGGCGGGGTGGAAGCCGTCCGTCGACAACTATCTCGGCCGGGTCACCAAGCCGCGCATTCTGGAGGCCGTGCGGGAGGCGAAGGGCGAGTCGTCGGCTCAATTGATCGACCATCTGAAGAAGGCCGACATGGCCAAGGAGGCCGAGCGGCTTCTCGATGGCTCGGGCTGGTTGCCAGAGCCGCTGCGTCTCGTCGATCGCGACGCGGTGCCCGTGGGGCAGGAGTGCGAAGCGGGGGCGCTGCCCGAATTCCTCGCCGATGAGGAGGATCAGGAGAACGGCAGCGACGACGATCCGCAACAGCTCGACGCGGCTGAGTGA
- a CDS encoding helix-turn-helix transcriptional regulator: MDIREILAINLRKLRQARGLSQEELAHRAEIDRTYISALERSVYAAGIDVVDRLARSLGVEAADLLTRPPTSTKKKTRGQAE; this comes from the coding sequence ATGGATATACGCGAGATACTTGCAATCAATCTGCGGAAGCTCCGGCAGGCCCGTGGTTTGTCACAGGAGGAATTGGCTCATCGTGCTGAAATTGACCGCACTTATATCAGCGCACTCGAGCGAAGCGTATATGCGGCGGGTATCGACGTTGTCGATCGGCTCGCGCGCAGCCTGGGTGTCGAGGCCGCCGACCTGCTCACTCGCCCGCCCACAAGCACCAAGAAAAAGACTCGGGGGCAGGCCGAGTGA